A DNA window from Solanum lycopersicum chromosome 3, SLM_r2.1 contains the following coding sequences:
- the LOC101263186 gene encoding dehydration-responsive element-binding protein 1A: MDIFESYYSNSFVESLLSSSLSISDTNNLNHYSPNEEVIILASNNPKKPAGRKKFRETRHPVYRGIRKRNSGKWVCEVREPNKKTRIWLGTFPTAEMAARAHDVAAIALRGRSACLNFADSVWRLPIPASSNSKDIQKAAAEAAEIFRSEEVSGESPETSENVQESSDFVDEEALFSMPGLLANMAEGLMLPPPQCLEIGDHYVELADVHAYMPLWNYSI; encoded by the coding sequence ATGGATATCTTTGAATCCTATTATTCAAATTCTTTCGTTGAATCATTATTATCATCGTCATTATCAATATCTGATACTAATAATCTCAATCACTACTCCCCTAATGAGGAAGTTATTATTTTAGCTTCGAATAACCCGAAAAAGCCAGCTGGCAGGAAGAAGTTTCGAGAAACTCGACATCCAGTATACAGGGGAATCAGGAAGAGGAATTCAGGAAAATGGGTTTGTGAAGTCAGAGAACCAAATAAGAAGACAAGGATTTGGCTTGGTACTTTTCCTACGGCTGAAATGGCGGCTAGAGCTCATGACGTGGCGGCTATAGCATTAAGAGGCCGTTCTGCTTGTTTGAATTTCGCTGATTCAGTTTGGAGGTTGCCTATCCCTGCTTCCTCCAACTCTAAAGATATTCAAAAGGCGGCCGCTGAGGCCGCCGAAATCTTTCGATCGGAAGAAGTTTCAGGAGAATCTCCTGAAACGTCAGAAAATGTGCAAGAGAGTAGTGACTTCGTGGATGAGGAAGCGCTGTTTTCCATGCCAGGATTACTTGCAAATATGGCAGAAGGACTCATGCTACCTCCTCCCCAATGTTTAGAGATCGGAGACCATTACGTTGAATTAGCTGATGTGCACGCTTATATGCCTTTATGGAATTATTCTATATAA